One Ostrea edulis chromosome 6, xbOstEdul1.1, whole genome shotgun sequence genomic window, CTCCCTTGTCGACAGGTCACAGTAGCCGTGAGTGCAAATACAcatattcaataattatatatgtataatatatgtgACAACAAATATTGAATAATTATAGTATAATCTACTAGGCTTAAATTGAGTGgttgttgttttcttttctttttattgaaatcaattcattttgattttatctTACTTTTGAAAAGTGTGATATAATATACCGGTATCTTTATTCTTGCAACCGGAAATATTGTCACACCAGTGCGTATCACTGCTACAGTTACACTTTTCAAGACAATCAATGCCGAAGAATCCAAAAGGACAGGGTTCACTGCAGTTTTCTCCAAAAGATCCTATGCAGGCTGAAAATCACAGAATACACACTTTCCTATTTCtattcttattcatttttatcCGTTGTGATATGCTAATAAACCCTTGACAATGCTTTTCCTTAAATATATCAGGAGGAAAATTAAGTATATCAAGATGTCGTCTTTACTTCCTCGAACATAGTTTTGATCAACTCTTATATGTATTTGCCAGTACATAATTAACAATATATGGAGAATAAAACATTCATCGCAGTGTTAATTGCGGAATCAAACATTCAGGTTCACGTGATTTCGCATCATTTCTGTACTTTGCACCATTGTTATTGAAATCAATGAAGGAACAATATGAGTGATGAAATGATTTCAATATTATATCCATGTATAATCATGTACAAACAAACAACAGGTCTCAATTTTGTAGGAGTTACATCTAAAAGGTAAATGTGCATAACATAACCTTTATTAAGATAAAAAGTAAACGGTCAATGCATTttgttaaaaattcaaaatcatacaCAGGTAACTGGGGTGAATTCCTTAACCTCAATACTGCTAGGAacatttctgacataatgcGGACCTGGAAAGTTTAAATGGATCCGTGATCGGTATGTAGGAGTTTATAAAGGGGAAATGGACTGTAATGAATGAAACCAGTAACAGATGAAAACCTAAACTCTATGACCTTGGAAATCAAACTTTCAGCAAAACTCATTGTAGAAGATGTGTAAAGACAGTCCGACTCTCacatgaagataacgaacagtgatcaatctcataactcctgtaaacaatacaaaatagatagtgaggcaaacacggacccctggacacgccagaggtgggatcaggtacataggaggagtaagcattccctgtcgaccggttacatccgctgtgagccctatatcctgatcaggtaaacggagctctccgtagtcaaaatcagtgtgccaagaacggcctaacaatcggtatgaaacatgtcagacagcatttgacccaatgataggttgtattgaagaACTAGATCGCCAtaaggaccatagaatttgcgaaatgttgacttcaatcgcgactgttgaaacccctgtaccatcaacttatttgtcagtagcttgcttcgattttaaaactgattatatgcagaacaaccttttgcgtatcgaatcagttgagagatataaacaccatatccaggtgataatggaatattgctacataaatttgagttgagttgtcagtttgccgttaatgtctactttcaataaaatatctacgtatgaagcagaagtggacaactctggtgtcttttattttgagctcacatggatatatagaatcgacatgtgaatgaacgttatcattgttaatagacaaaacgtcgttcgatatatctaaatgtcattttcaactatatcaccatcactagtaatgacatgtccagctggactatagttgaaagaagatgaagaacactttggtggattacgtataagatggtctatagctaggcactgcaaagtctGCTGATAATTAagaagtttggatgcaatagtagaagtatagctgtaggaaatacagggtgtagacttgaacttgaaataagttggaatacacggctgaacccttttatgaagaagaatgttgcttatattgacggcatatattcctttgtttgtaaatttgagcttaaggaactcgcggcatgatttggaaggaatatcatcaatgacccgtgctggtttaaagagcctgtgataggcaacattcataatcataaaattcagtctatattcagctgttgaaaaatccaaataAAGACTAAGTGTACCTTCTTCAAAAACGGATGTAAAACTTTCAACGTTCAATAAATAGAGGGTTTCTAAGAGCGGATACATTACAATATGTGTAAACTACCAATACTGAATAAGAGCGTACATACAGATAACGTTTTGGGAAATAATGGGTCCCTAGGAGCACaaacatgtataaacattgcATTTAAGTACAACAACTAACGGTAACAAGGGAAGATGCATGAGGAACATTTTGTCATATACACCTTGCATTCATGAAAGAgcttttcataaaaagataaacAGATTTGTTCTCTCTCGTATCAAACATTGGGGTTCAAGaatattcatatatttgtaaccattaaagaaaaaagagaTAAGAACCCCAATgtgtaatacatatacatgtacatgtaaactatCCATACATGAACTAGTCGCCATAAAAGTTAATGAATTTGGAAACAAACATAAATATTCTTGGGTTCACACAATTCATTAAtcatgaaaggcaaagataacgaacagtgatcaatctcataactcctatcagcaatacaaaatagaaagttgggcaaacaaggaacccttgatataccagaagtgggatcaggtgcctaagagatgtaagcatcccctgtcgaccggtcacaaccacAGTGAgtcccatatcttgatcaggtaaataaaactatccgtagttaaaatcaatgtgccaagaacagcttaacattccgtatgaaacacgtcagacagcattttacttaatggtaggttgtattagcaaaccaGATCACTATgatatgagttactgtacctatactaAATTcctaaaaacccttacaaagatatattgctggatccagtaaatattctaccaagcccttatcttttctcttcatgaaaatattaacagctgtgaaggataAACTTCAAACGTcttgtgcgactacatatgaaGTGGTATAAaccaaatatggattctaaaaaatatatatctcaactgattcgatacgcagtaacttgttctgtgtatagtcaatTGTTactactgataaaaaaaattgtctcgattgaagtcagcatttcgcaaattctatggtcgttatatccCCTGTTTCGCTTTCTGAAAACAGCAAAACAGCTGAAGATTGTCTGAACATTACTACATTGAAATCGGTTTGTTCATTTGAGAAGTACACGTAAGTACAGTTGATAATGATTTACTTGTCAGTGCTGTAATTATTCAAAACATTGATTCCAATCACTGGAAAAGCTTCTGGTCCTAATGTTTATCTACCCACTGTACTTGTTCTGTTTATTCTAATGATGATTTGTGTATCAATAAGAGTCTTCTCTTGAGCGACATTTTTCTTCATTACAGAGCAGGGTAAATTCCGAATATGGTTAGATAATATCCCTAAGATACATTCTATATGCAAGacattatttactgtatattgtttctAGGTTTTTTTTCTGTCTCTTAAAGATGAAGAGATGCCACGATCTTCAAGTTTaaagtgaaataaaatgaatttaacgAAATTTGCGTTTTTCGTTTATCCAAACTCTACACAAGAATGAAACTTACCTGAACAACCATGTATTTTATGACATGATTCAGTTGGCAAACAGTTGCATTTCCTTTTACATCCCTGTCCATAATATCCATCCGGGCAAATTCTATTACAGTGCAATCCATATGATCCTAGACATGCTGTTTACAAATAATAACCAAATCTTGATATATAATAACTTTGTATCCGCTAAACTCATGCAATTAAAAAGATAGGAATGTAGTGAAACGCAGGTGACTTCAGAACAAGTTAACACATGAGAAGCGTGTTATGGAAATTTGTTGACACAATATAGAAATGTTAACATGGTGAAGAGATATTATCACAATGGAGAATCATTACatgctccacttttttggcacgctggttttgaccatatttagctctaaaacttcatagttatttcggatttcaaacatttgggttgagcatcactgaagagacattatttgtcgaaatgcgcatctggtgcatcaaaattggtaccgtataagttttacatgtaacaaaacTGAAGTGTTAAAAGAACAGATAAAATGTGACAAAAATTGAGAGGTTTTAGTGCATTTGATTAGTTCCAACGCAATGGACAATCGTTATCACGATGTAGAAGTATTCAGACAATAACTAAGCGGAAACGTAATAGAGAAGTGTTCACACTATGGACATATTTTCCAAAAATGGAGAAGTTAACATTTCTTTTTTTCGGTTGCGGTTGTCATAAAGTGTAATGTGTAGacgtgttttaaatattttatgtttttattgcACAGTTTTGACCGTATACActatatattcaaattattcaatgaaacaaaaattctGAAATAACAAAACACAATCTTTCTTTGATGCAGAGGATAATTAGATCATGTCtatatcgtcgactgaccagtttcggtgaccttagtgataaaccgcgattttctcattaatcacttggattaaataaataaacaatacaccaacctttaaagtaattaaattcctttactttcatccaaaaattcctATTTCATGGtacgttaatatatattttcgtaacaaaaaCATGTCACTGTGTGGTCCTAAAACGGTGGCGTCACCTATTTGGGTGGCTGTTGTTAATATAAgtttgccaaaagtttgtaactgtaaaacatatatacaggaGGGATGTGCAACTAAACGTCAATGAATAACATAACATAGTGGAGttctagacttttggtatactttatagTAATTTGAAGGTTtccttgaaaaagtaataagtaaattgTCTTATTTTGGGGCGCTCGTGTTGATTTCTTGCATACTCTCCTTTCAGTAGTTCATTTTCGGAGAAAAATTGAAGACGTGCTCTGTGTACGATTGGAAACACTACGGCGAAATTGATAACGTAATCAACACCCGGAAACGAAAACGCGCACATGTAAATAAAAGGTCACCGATTCTAgtcagtcaccgaaataggcCAGTCGACGATACTAACGCCTGTAAATTGCGATGCATGTTTGTAAAACGTGTTGATGTGGAATCGGCCCTAAAACCCAAGACACAATTTTCAGGCATTCTCCTACAAGAATTAGACATGAAATCTCAACCGTTCTAATAACAACAAATACGTACGTTCACATCTTCCTGAAATATTTCTATAATTCGCGCAACATCTCATGCCCCCTGTACTTGTATGTTAAAAGACATGTTATCATTAAACGTGCCATAAACAAGTATATATCATCACAATTCATAAAATGTCTTGGTGTATCTCAATGTATCTTATTACAATAGAGTTATTTTAAGTCTactgtaaaatattttaaaatgatacttaCTTATCATTACAATATCCGTCCCCTGTTAGATTTAGTGCAAGGCTAAACAATTCCTTTAAGCATAAATTAAAGTACAATGTCTTTAAGAAATTCTTCACATACATGTTCATAGAAATAAACAATCAAAATGTTTTCTGACCAATATTGCCTTGTACTCTTTACAAATATGTCCTTTTACATGATGTGATAATAAAGTATTCTCTGGTGTGAGATCATAAGCAGTACTTTCGTGTAGTACCCCCAAAGTATCTCCTTTGATGGGTCGATCACTCCCTATGATGGTTAGTTCGACTCTTCGCGGTATTAGAgctaaaaattcaaattttaaagaatatatCTCTGTATTAGAAACAAAAAGTCGTGTAATGAATACCTTTCCTTCTAACCTTGAAAGCCAAGGTCACATCCCAGGAGCTGGAAGTTATGATACACTGTAATTGACGATATGTTAGTTTTACAGTGCgatatatatcatttcattCACTTTTGCCTAACGTTACCAAACGATGAGGTCtacatcatattcgcacaaaattttaattcttttcCATTGAGAGTTTAACATCAGTTtaacaacaggggatgcttactcctcttaagcacctgatcccacctctggtgtgtccaggggtccgtgtttgcccaactatctattttgtattgcttgtaggagttatgagattgatcactgttcgttatcttcaccttgcatcaattATACCGCAACGATgtccgagaggttagagcgttcgccccgcatgcggaaggtcggggttcgtaacccggccgcgacagacctaagtagtgacagttcaattgccaaacgcttggcatcaggtgtgaatgtcacgggtcgaTCCCTCTTAAAAACCTTATAAACatatgacccgtgtcacagtaggtgtggcacgctatttaaagaaccctcactgttcaatggccgtaagcgctaagagcataggcctaaatttgaagcccttcaccggtcttgacATTTAAAAATTCGTTGTTGCTAATGTAACATTTTGACAGAATATTGACGGAATTTTTATGGCAATAGCAACAAAGGAAATGAGAAAATCTTGAAAAGTAAAGCTTATACAGTATATTTATGTCCAAGAAATATGAAACATTATTCAAATCTCTTAAATAACTTTTGTTACAAAGTGTAGAAACCCTCGGATATTGTTAgatttaataattatcaaattTGCTATAATAAGAATTTTGACGGACCACTCTGTCGCTATCATCAGCAACTTACAGATCACCATGTTGCTATTGTCATCAAATGACAGACTAAGTTGTTGCTATTGTCAACAATTGACAGAGTATATTAATTACTCATGGCAAGACATTACAGATGGTGtaacaatgtaaatataaatgtaagttCTGCCAGTTCACTGCTCACTGCCAGTTATCCAAATCTGAAAGTGAAAAATGTAACTTATGACTATGAGTATCATATACAGTTAGAATATCTTTgttaattacaaaatattatgaaGTAAATTAAACTTATTACAAAAATTGTTCCAAGTTGCGTTATTAATATTAACTAAAACGcaaaatcataatttcattCCCGAAAcatttgtatttacatgtattacttgcCCTGAAATACATAGCAAAACCGACGGTCACTCTGTGCAACCTCTGGTGGTTTAAGGACACCACAGACATCTTCCTGAAGGATGGTGTAGGTAGCGTCACGCATGGTCCATTGGCCAGGCCTGATTTCATGGAAATATTTCACCCATAGCCAACCATCAACCTGGTTCATGtgaaaaggaaagaaaaacaatttgaAGGAAATTTAACATCAACGTCTGCACAAAAATACTTAAGTTTGAAAACAATTTGATGTAATTGTCTAAAAAGGATCACACTATCCACAGTTTCCACCTACAGATTAACTGAAAACCTCGGATAAAAAGTGATAAATAAGTATTGCATTTTACTTAAAAATGAAAGATTGTTACAtgttacaaataaaacaaatatttcaacatAGACATCTTGTGAAGGTAGCATATCAAAAagataaaatacaaataatacTGAAAATTCTAAgacagaaattttgtaatataaacggGTTAATAGAATTGTAACATTATCATTAAAAAGTACTCAATATGCAacgaataaattttaaagtttacataCAACAGCAGGATAAATATCAAGTCCATGTTCCACTTGAATGTAAGTGCCATCTGGATAACTATTGAAAGTAAAGTCGGGGTACACAATCTTTAAAGTAAACTTAGTTTGACAACATTTGTTTACATGAATCACATTCTTTTGAAAACTTGTTATTATGAAAGCAATTAGATGTGGGATGCTTCTAATTAAATAAATACAGTTTTGTATCATTACTGTTACATAATTCATATAGGAACTTATTCAGTCTATAGATAATCCCACCTTCGTTTGTCCAACTGTCTTTGTTCCTTTTTTCTCTCTGCTGATTTTATTTCCTCTCTTTCTACTAGTCTATCACTGTGTACTGCTTCATAACTGTGTACTGGCCCATCACTCTAATGGTTCATCACTGTGCACTGTTTCATCACTGTGCATTGCTTCATCACTATGTACTGGCCAATCACTCTAATGGTTCATCACTGTGTACTGTCCCATCACTGTGTACCGCTTCATCACTCTGTACCGCTTCATCACTGTGTACTGTCCCATCACTCTGTACTGGCCCATCACTCTGTACTGTCTCATCACTGTGTACTGCTTCATCACTGTGTACTGTCCCATCACTCTGTACTGGCCCATCACTCTGTACTGTCTCATCACTCTGTACTGCTTCATCACTCTGTACTGGCCCATCACTGTGTACTGTCCCATCACTGTGTACTGCTTCATCACTGTGTACTGGCCCATCACTGTGTACTGGCCCATCAATCTGTACCGCTTCGTCTCTCTGTATTTCTTCATCACTCTGTACTTGTCCATCACACTGTTCTACTCCATCACTTGGTACTGGTTCATCTCTCTGTATTTGTCCACAAGGCTGTACTGGGTCATTACTCTGTATAGTTGTACTGCTTCAAAATGTATGAAAGCTAAATTTCAACTGAACTTCTAGTTGTATTGTATTAgttgattatttttaaatactcattcaaataaataataattacgagtataaaattaataaatgaaaagaaaatgaatttaaaaaaatagtttttACCTCTGTTCTTTTTTGTCAAGTATAGGGTATATAGGAGACATACCTTGTGATAAATCTTCATCTGAAGAAGGGATAGAAATGTGGAGATAATACAATGAGATAACGAGCAAGTAAACGCGGTATTTGTAGACCTCTGCCAAGGATTCGCAAATTTTCTGACCTAGTCTTGATCCCAGAAATCCAGAAAAAGATTATGACCaaaatttaatttcttcttgcttATCACGAGATCCATCTTCAGTGAAATATGTTTCAGAATACAAGAAGTACTTTTGTACACAGAAAGTTGGAGCCAAAACCATAAGGCTTTTGGCAGAGGTAATTAATATCATTTTGTGAAATCTATTTCCTTACCAAGTTAGATATTATAGATGAAATATCAAGACTTCCTGATGAAGGGAATTCCTCGAAATCCATATCACTGGGTGCCTTTAAAAGACAaatcatttttaacaaactaatATTGAATTCTAGGTTTTAATCTCATAAAAGgaatttttctaattttattaAAACAAGGGAAATTTCAAAAACTGTGACATATGTCAGGTAGTCActaaataaagataaaatatcATACTTTTTATCaaagtactttta contains:
- the LOC130047069 gene encoding multiple epidermal growth factor-like domains protein 11 gives rise to the protein MNMYVKNFLKTLYFNLCLKELFSLALNLTGDGYCNDNTGGMRCCANYRNISGRCEPCLGSYGLHCNRICPDGYYGQGCKRKCNCLPTESCHKIHGCSACIGSFGENCSEPCPFGFFGIDCLEKCNCSSDTHWCDNISGCKNKDTACRGSFGEKCNELSSLGFFDFNCSKNCTCSNDTHWCDNISGCKIKDGGMHVTHVEGKIILVRFNINKNIQRE